Proteins from one Streptomyces sp. NBC_00289 genomic window:
- a CDS encoding SsgA family sporulation/cell division regulator, with translation MNSFAHKSLVVQLQAGATDRFPVLAHLSYDADDPFAVTVVFSHDGRVLAQWRLDREMLGDGLLRPVGVGDVRMRPVSTGTWEELRMEFFGDARADGERHHAVVFAWAPGIAAFLRQTHRIVAPGQEEVRVDDFLATVIAGG, from the coding sequence GTGAACTCCTTCGCGCACAAATCCCTGGTGGTGCAGCTCCAGGCAGGCGCCACGGACCGTTTTCCGGTGCTCGCCCACCTGAGCTACGACGCCGACGACCCGTTCGCCGTCACCGTGGTGTTCAGCCACGACGGCCGGGTCCTCGCGCAGTGGCGGCTGGACCGGGAGATGCTCGGGGACGGGCTGCTCCGGCCGGTCGGCGTGGGCGACGTGCGGATGCGTCCGGTGTCCACCGGCACGTGGGAGGAGCTGCGGATGGAGTTCTTCGGTGACGCCCGGGCCGACGGGGAGCGCCACCACGCCGTGGTGTTCGCCTGGGCGCCGGGCATCGCCGCGTTCCTGCGGCAGACCCACAGGATCGTCGCCCCGGGCCAGGAGGAGGTCCGGGTGGACGACTTCCTCGCGACGGTCATCGCCGGGGGCTGA